A stretch of DNA from Saccharomycodes ludwigii strain NBRC 1722 chromosome I, whole genome shotgun sequence:
AGCTCCGCTGGttggaaaagaaatattaacaaagaaaaaagtgaCTCAGTTGAAAATGAGATTCAGAATGTGAAGTCAATTGGCAATACCGGTGCTGGTGGCGATTgattccttttccttttccttttcctttttttattgttattattattgttattattaattcaattctaaattttttattttattattatcattcctttatttatcattatttatgTATGTAATTATATTACCTAAGTAAGTTATTTTAATGTATTACTTCGATTATCTTAGTTATTTTAGTAGTTCCGTCTCTTGGAATAGTAAGCCCCCAGACGCTTTACAATATATgtaatacatatatatatatatatatatttttttttttttttttttatttattctcCCACTCCGTGCATCATTACCAAGTATACAACCTAAATCCAATCTTATTAAATGGCCTACAACTTTATTATGCTATTATGTTTACCCGTTTGTACATCTATCGTATCAAATTATTCATTCTTCTTCGGTGTCCACACCAAACCCGGCCAAATTTTCCCCCCATGAATTTTCCCAGTTTTTTCTAgcattactattattattatttcctCTTTTATTCACAGGCTCGTCGTCCTCCTCTTGATTATGAGCGGATTCAAAGAGCTCAAAGCCATCCACAGCGGCCGTTTCAGCGATAGTGGCATTGCCGTCAGGTGGCCACGGTAAGGAAAGTAGTTTATCACATATAGAAGATGTAGCCTCATACGCAGAtaaatcatttttcttaaagTGCATACCATCACCATTAGGCACGCCTACGGGTGATAACCAAATATATATCGGCCCCAAAAACTCTATTGCATTAGACCAAGGGTTTATGTCGTAGGGAAAATTGATGTATTCAAACATATTCATCCTTaaactattttttattaaatatttaacttCTTCGCTTTCATATTTAATTGATGTGTCTTTGTATATTActtgtaaatttttaagTAGCTTAGGCATTAACATTTTACGATAATACAAAGACTCAATTCTATCCATTTCCCAAACTTCGATTTGGCTCATACCTTTAAATACTTGATTCTTGATACATCGcgcaaataataataatatagtCAAAAAAACGAACCCAGacatttgaaaaagaatagCCAAAAACCATAGTTCACTTTTCTTGATAAAGTAACCAGGTAAGTGTCTGATATTccataaataaattgatcTTTTAACCATTAATGTCAATAAATACCCAATGGAAATGACCacccaaaataaaaatctcATGAAATGGGGGAAATTATTATACCCAATGCAATTCATTGTCCAGGGACAATGGTGGTCCATTACTAAAACACATTGTCCACAAGTTTTACAATGGTGTGCTCTTGGTGGTTTGTACATATTAcattttttacaaaaatttttccatTCATGTTTTGGtggtttaaaattttttgaggGAGAACCAGgatttactattattgctaAATAATATGAAATCCAAATCATTGACATACATAGTTGATACACGACTTGTTGATAAAGGGGTAGATAGTTTGATAATATGAAATAATGTGCAGTATAACCTATAAATGATATGAGGAAACATGGGATTGCAACCCCAATCCACGGATATTTGAACTTTATGgccattattgttgttattattgctaattttttttctttttttcttttttttcttttttttttttttttttttttgtatttttaacttgataaattatttgttttccaATACCTACCGATATATCTTTGGATAAATCAACTTTTAATAGCAAATTTTTCATGTTAATTAGTTGAACGTAAACAACTCACTTATTACGACTTGCTTTTTTGTtaacaaaaagaacaaCTTAAGTAAGACGGTGCGGAGACCGGGCAAGGCGATTAACTGATATcttactatttttaaaaatttgtttgatTTGAAATTTACAATTTGTTATAACTTCAACACAAATTATGGCTTCTTATGTAatatactatatatatatatatatttttttttttttttttaaaaaaaagaatttacTAGTTTAAATTATTGAGAAGATGAATGTACGGACGTGcaattattttctatttacCCGTGCATCATATGCTTGTTTTCTTACAgatattatctttatttacTCGAAAAAacccccccccccccccccgCGGTACAATCCtcttaattcttttatttgCTTTGCCATTATATCTTTActgtaatatttttccttggttaaatatttgtaacAAATGTGTTAGCATATGTGACATAAATAatgttcaaaaaaaaattagaaagcATGAAAAAGACCATTtactgaaaaaattaattatttaaccCACTTTACGTCCTTACAGTATACATAATATTAGTATATTAATCACCATTTGTACTAGTGTTTTGGTTTCTGAATACAAGCCACCATGGGTCTTAGCAGCATTAATATctaagttttaaaaaaaaatttatatatatatatataaaacaacaCAATTCCAGACAAATCACATTTCATGTGCATTTTCATATGCGCCCAACAATGCTTTTAGATGTGCCAATGTACCACAAACAACCAGTACATGGAAAATTTGATGAGAATGTCCCCAGATATCAAAGGATCCCGGTAAATTTTTCTCAGGAAACCTGATACCGTATATAAAGGCCCCAATTATATAGAACACGCCTCCTAAAAGAACCCATTTCACTTGAATTCTGATCCAAGTTTGACGTATACCGTAATAAATTGTTCCACAAATTATTGGTAATAAAGCAGATAGACCAAATACTACAAACATACCAGCTCTAAAAACTCTCCATTCCCTTGACCTAAATTTTTCGCTCAATGAAACGTATCCACATGATAACCCTAAGACAGTACAAATAccagaaaatatataaaacaaaaacctAGCATCATAAAATCCATAATACATAAGACTAATCATAGATGTCATAATTAACACAACAATTCCTAAGTAATCCAACTTATTACCAAATATGGATACTTTCTCCGAATGTGATTTTAGGCAATGGAAAGTACTGCTCATCATCAAGCAAGTAAAACATCcagcaaaaaataaatttatcatAAAGTAATCAATTCCAGTTGTTGAATCATAAATCTTTATTACGTGCGtgttaaaaaacaatattaccAATAGAAAACAAATACCTGGGAGCAGGTGCGTATAAATGTTGACAGATTCATTGtgcaaataaaacaaacttTTAATAGACTGTGTCAGACTATTGGTTTCCAAGACGTATCCtgatataatatattcGTTATCCTTTTGCCAATCAGGAAGATCATTCCAAGAGCAAAGTTTTTTACCGGAATTTATCGTGGCAGTAATGTGACGGttctttaaaagatttgttgttgcttcttcttccatAATATTTCCTCCGCTTTTAGTGCTGCTTCTATTGGTAATCGTTGCGGCCATAATAACATGCGTTACTTTccctctctttttttttcttttttttttttttttttctccgtTGAAGTATTGATGAGGTACTAGATGAAGAATAGCTAGAGCAAccaaatggaaaaaaaaaaaaaaaaaaaaaaaatatagattCACTTAAACgcaaaagtaaaataatgGATAAATTGAGTACAACCAAATATATGTAGAATTTTTTGAAGTTTGTGTTGCTTTTCAGTTAATTATTCTCAATATCTATTTacttgtttttctttaccctattttattctcttgttttctttttgatatattttttcaacaaaaaaaaaaaaaaaaaaaaaaaaaaaggtcaacaaaaaacaaaatcacTCAGCCTagctattattttttttttttttttttttaaatttgttcTTTCACTTAAATTTGACTCTTATCTGTGCTGGTGCATACTACTGTCACAGCTACTGAACCCTTACCTCTCCCATACCATCTCTTTAGCGTAGTTTATGATCATAATGGAAAACAAAGTATAATATAGAATAAAACACCACAAACTTTTCCAATTTAAGAATAAATACGTAATCGCACAAATGCCCatgttaaaaatttatactATTAGGTCTAATCAGTTATTCCAACCGGTACTTTTATATCAAACTAAGtagttatttataaaatactATGGATATTTGACagtaaatattaaaaaaaaaaaaaaaaatatataaattacaTATATTATCACCTTTTATTGAATGTAATCATTTTACCCTTTACCGGCTTTGCTCTCTTTTTGACTTCTTTTGGTCCAATGATTTCTTTGGTATAAGGATCAAATTTTATCTTCTTATTACCTTTAGTATCCCGTACCCTACCCTTTGATAAATTCATAACTTTTTCGCTATTTTCATAATCAATAGCTTCAACTGACTCTGATACATCCTTTTCTGCAGATACGCGGGGTGTTATGGATTGtaattttctctttttacTCTTTAACACAACAATTTCATCTTTATCGGGTGTCGACATATAAGAATCCTTGCTTTCGTTAGTTTGGGAGTTATTGGGATTTTCTGCTTCTTTTTCCTCATTAGTTCGGTCAAATCCAGATGTTCTATCTACTCCTGTCGTGGTGAGTGTGATCTCAGACAACGGACCAATTGTTTTTCggttttcttcttctaagCGCTTAATAatgtcttttttcctttcattcaattttttttcatcagcAACTAAAACTTCACCATCCTCTTGGTAAGAAACAACCCGATTACCCCAATCTCCTTCAAAAAATCTAGAATGAAACTGCTTAGGATTGATAGCAATAGATATATTTCCATCTTTTTGTAGCTTACCTTGTAAAACCTCAAATTGTTGGTTCATATATTTGACTTGTGCTGGACTCACCAGTTTCAaaacttcatcatcatcagcATCTTCTTTATTTACAACCTTAAATTGATTCTTAGTCCCATTCTGCGTGCTGGCTAGTACTTCGCATGcgttttttataatattggCTATTATTTTGGAATTACTTCTAACGAAGTCTGTAACATTATTACTAATCGACATTACACCGGCAGGATCAGTTGGCTTCATGGACACAAGCAATGCCAACAATTGATTGGGCATTATATACCTAGGTGACTCATCTTCTCTTCTAGCCACAGCGTCTCTCCATTCATAAAGCtttatcaacaataattCTGAGTCTAACGGAATATTATAGTTATACATAAGGGATTTCCAAGGCgcaattttttcttgtgTGCAATACACTTCAGACGATAAGTTGGATGGTCTGTACTTGACATATTCAAATCTTCTTTTGGCAACAAGGCGGGATTCGTGTAGGACATCTGCCAACTTATTCTTGGTTATCAACATATTTCTTAATTgatcaaaaatatacaacAGGAAATGTGTATCTGACCTTGCATATGCAAACATTGCATCCGTTAAAGGTCTAATCCTCCAGTCCGCTAACTGGTACTTTTTggatgttttaaaattcgcaaatttttccaataaataGGCCAAACTATGTTTTGGAAAACCCAAAGCCCTACTAGCGTGATAAGTGTCAAATAAACTAACAACATATAATCCCAAATCTCTTTGCAACCAAATAATGTCCATAAAGGCACCATGGAAAACCTTGGTAATTTCTGGATTAGCAAATActgtatttaatttttgtaaatgaTCCCTTAATTTTATGGTATCAACAATCCAATCTTTCTCTCTGGAACTTATTTGCATTAAACACACTATTCCATAGTATGATCTTAAATCATGATGCTCCAAATCAACTGCAATTTCAGTTTGAGTTTGCAATTCCTTGATCATCAGTTCCAACTCATCAACAGAATCCACCCATGTAGCACCAGTCTTGTCCCAGTCTTGAGGCCTTATAATTTCCAACTGTTGAAGTACCTTTGTATTGTACGGTTGATTGTcaatttcttcttcataTGGATTAGCGTAATGCATAGGAATACCTTCTTCCGCATCTATTATTTGAGTAGATTTTTCAAGTGACTTTAATGCAAAAGGTTTATCGGTCAATAAGGGTTTAAAAGGATGTGATTCTGTATTATCAATGGGTGTCTTAAATTCCAATTGGGGTTTCcccatttttttccttgGATTCCCTGTAATTTTGCCGACTTTAATATTGTCATCCAGATATTGAAAAGTGTTTTTGCCCTTGCCATAAGTACTTCCATTATCGACATTCCTAGCTCTTCTAAACTCATCAATATAACGATCTGACTTttctaaaacaaaatcCATAACATCAGTTATGTTATTCCAGGATTCGGCCaaattatctttattgTCGTTGATACGctcattattttcattaatagCCAAAATAACATCATTGATTAGGGACAATACTTTTGTTCTAGCAGAATCAATTTGAGCACTGGAACTCGTGTCTATACTAGTATTGAATCCAATATCCAAGGAGGAAACAGCAGTTGTTGCTCGAATGGTATTCATGAGCTTTGATAATACTTCGTCTTGTATTTTTTGCGACATTATTCTCTTTTACCTTTACTTACTTTAATTTTCAGAAATTCTAGCgttaaaatttcaatttatttgtaaTAGATTTAtcaattataataaattaataacttAGAATAAAGTAAACCGAGAACCtacttttttctattttttttttttttttttttttttacctttgTTTTTACTTATAGTCTTGTATTAAGAAATGTTTCTGAGAGTTGGAGTAAatgcaaaaataaaacttttttttttttttttttttggtcaataaaaatgatgcTGTTTCTAATAGCTGAGGAAATAGTGCGCAAAAATACAAGCACagagataaataaatcgaaaaaaaaaaaaaaaaaaaaaaagaaaaaaaaagaaacgtttATTATATAAGACTTAAGATATGGATCAACCAACGAGAATTTGATGAACCCACCATTAGTATTACCATTATATGGAAATCTATAAAATCCTAACAACTTCGTAATATGTAAAGttgattaaaaaacaacgatattgtacaattttttctttttttttttgtttcacTTTTAGCTATTTTAAGATTGCCTTTATAAAAACCAGACATTAACCACGGTTGTTTGTAATATTGATATCACTACTGTAAgataccttttttttttttttttttttttagctcTTTATTGTAATTCgatattttcatttcttcTTCGATGCACCGAGGGCTATTGTTATAACATATTTACACTCCAATCgaacaataaaattttttctttgattaTCAATTATCTAGATATACAAACAATCATAAAAGAGCTACGGAGTACTCTTGGCAATATTTACGTCTTaagaaacattaaaaaaaattactataGTGTGATAATTCGATTAGGATAAAAGTGCTTATctatattaaaagatattttacaTAATGTTAATTATTCTACCAATTTGTTTGGTTTGTTGaagaaatataaacatGTTTCTATTTTCTCTATGTAATAACTATATATCATATGATTGATTATTCACAATGTTATCAATACATATGTACTACAACTTATTTAAGTTGTGTCTAAATAATATAGGAAATCCTTTCACATAGGCTAAAAGGATCAAGGTGGTATATTCGTATTACTAGATAATACTATATATTATGAATAACTTTATATTGAAGGATTAGATGCATTATCTGCCCAATGCACAAAATAAAGTAGACTaattaaatacaaaatcaACACCCGtacatttatatataagcattaattatttttatataataaacgTTAACACAAAATATATCTTCGCAAAtattctttgtttttataataattaaataaactactttctttaatatttaataaattattattctattatatttgtataatataatttatttttattatttatgttatgattgatgatattgttaattatatataaaaagtataaactacttttatttaaattttattaaataaaaataaacattttgCGACACCAATTATTGgttttaaacaaaagagtttttttagtattcctattaaaaaaatatacctGCGTataatttcattaattaCTGCATATCGTAtgttgaattatttttttttatacttACGTATATTATATTAGTAGTCTCTTTATATAAGCTATATATGGTCTGATGTAGATTTATGTTAATCTatctaatatatattacgAATAATCCGGTCAGTTTCactttctttatttttatgtgGCACCAAACTTTAATTAGATCCTGTGTAGTGGTTAACTTTCCTTATAAAGGAAGATACAAtgttaaagttaaaaaatattacgaTGAATTTgagcctttttttttttttctttttttttttgattaataaaaagtaaCAAGTATTTTTACATAGttatttacaaataaaTGAGACTCTTGTTTACATTGAGAGCAAAGTTAACAGAGTATtatatgtttattattataattaaaaatcacttttttttttttccatagTTTTTCATGAGCAATTGTATTGCTGTatgataaagaaaaaagattcaCTTTATAATGAGGTGTCACCATCACACACTATCTCCCTGGCCCAGTACTTTAATAGTTTTTAGCTAATGGTCAATGATAAATCTTTAAAGTACTAGGATGAACAGAATTTTCaattcatatataaatgttttaattgaaaattaatttattatttttgttgaacAAACACACTTTAAATCCTATTGTAATGAAcctgtttttttattaaaattttttttttttttttttttttggaaaaaaatatttgtatgcAATTGCCCTGCGTACTATTTCCCAATCATTAAGgctgataattttttgtgttAT
This window harbors:
- the IZH2 gene encoding PAQR-type receptor (similar to Saccharomyces cerevisiae YOL002C | IZH2 | Implicated in Zinc Homeostasis); amino-acid sequence: MAATITNRSSTKSGGNIMEEEATTNLLKNRHITATINSGKKLCSWNDLPDWQKDNEYIISGYVLETNSLTQSIKSLFYLHNESVNIYTHLLPGICFLLVILFFNTHVIKIYDSTTGIDYFMINLFFAGCFTCLMMSSTFHCLKSHSEKVSIFGNKLDYLGIVVLIMTSMISLMYYGFYDARFLFYIFSGICTVLGLSCGYVSLSEKFRSREWRVFRAGMFVVFGLSALLPIICGTIYYGIRQTWIRIQVKWVLLGGVFYIIGAFIYGIRFPEKNLPGSFDIWGHSHQIFHVLVVCGTLAHLKALLGAYENAHEM
- the PFA4 gene encoding palmitoyltransferase PFA4 (similar to Saccharomyces cerevisiae YOL003C | PFA4 | Protein Fatty Acyltransferase), with the translated sequence MAIKFKYPWIGVAIPCFLISFIGYTAHYFILSNYLPLYQQVVYQLCMSMIWISYYLAIIVNPGSPSKNFKPPKHEWKNFCKKCNMYKPPRAHHCKTCGQCVLVMDHHCPWTMNCIGYNNFPHFMRFLFWVVISIGYLLTLMVKRSIYLWNIRHLPGYFIKKSELWFLAILFQMSGFVFLTILLLFARCIKNQVFKGMSQIEVWEMDRIESLYYRKMLMPKLLKNLQVIYKDTSIKYESEEVKYLIKNSLRMNMFEYINFPYDINPWSNAIEFLGPIYIWLSPVGVPNGDGMHFKKNDLSAYEATSSICDKLLSLPWPPDGNATIAETAAVDGFELFESAHNQEEDDEPVNKRGNNNNSNARKNWENSWGENLAGFGVDTEEE
- the RRP6 gene encoding exosome nuclease subunit RRP6 (similar to Saccharomyces cerevisiae YOR001W | RRP6 | Ribosomal RNA Processing) — translated: MNTIRATTAVSSLDIGFNTSIDTSSSAQIDSARTKVLSLINDVILAINENNERINDNKDNLAESWNNITDVMDFVLEKSDRYIDEFRRARNVDNGSTYGKGKNTFQYLDDNIKVGKITGNPRKKMGKPQLEFKTPIDNTESHPFKPLLTDKPFALKSLEKSTQIIDAEEGIPMHYANPYEEEIDNQPYNTKVLQQLEIIRPQDWDKTGATWVDSVDELELMIKELQTQTEIAVDLEHHDLRSYYGIVCLMQISSREKDWIVDTIKLRDHLQKLNTVFANPEITKVFHGAFMDIIWLQRDLGLYVVSLFDTYHASRALGFPKHSLAYLLEKFANFKTSKKYQLADWRIRPLTDAMFAYARSDTHFLLYIFDQLRNMLITKNKLADVLHESRLVAKRRFEYVKYRPSNLSSEVYCTQEKIAPWKSLMYNYNIPLDSELLLIKLYEWRDAVARREDESPRYIMPNQLLALLVSMKPTDPAGVMSISNNVTDFVRSNSKIIANIIKNACEVLASTQNGTKNQFKVVNKEDADDDEVLKLVSPAQVKYMNQQFEVLQGKLQKDGNISIAINPKQFHSRFFEGDWGNRVVSYQEDGEVLVADEKKLNERKKDIIKRLEEENRKTIGPLSEITLTTTGVDRTSGFDRTNEEKEAENPNNSQTNESKDSYMSTPDKDEIVVLKSKKRKLQSITPRVSAEKDVSESVEAIDYENSEKVMNLSKGRVRDTKGNKKIKFDPYTKEIIGPKEVKKRAKPVKGKMITFNKR